A stretch of Ipomoea triloba cultivar NCNSP0323 chromosome 11, ASM357664v1 DNA encodes these proteins:
- the LOC115996473 gene encoding pentatricopeptide repeat-containing protein At2g26790, mitochondrial isoform X1 produces MLIPAIRFIHQRKIFISIHSVQFKSLSMLAQLSSYISDSSSSSDGENSNGNVSSSTLVQDFSKVNSYGAAEMLYKLRNEPNSALSYFRQIKECGFQYDLDTYVAIIRILCHWGMDMRLDSILLEVIKSEKESLGFDVSDLLEALMEGLHAECPNSIIRTLDALVKAYVSTGMFDKSIDILFTTRRRGFGPSLLSCNFLMNRLVDCGKLDMAVAVYKQLKRLGFNPNVYTYGIVIKALCRNGNLEEAASIFGEMEEMGVTPNEFTYSAYLEGLCLHGLSSLGYEVLREWKGANIPLDVYPYTVVVCGFVNERKFSEAEAVFLDMEEQGLVPDDYTYGALIQAYCEIGNIIKALNVHNEMTAKGIKTNCVILSSILQSLCQNGMASEVVEQFNSFKELGIFLDEVVFNIAIHALCKLGKLEEAMKLLDEMKGKRMTPDIVHYTTLIDGYCLHGKVSDAWVLFKEIKKNGLKPDVVAYNVLLGGFSRNGFARETLHLLDYMKGQGLIPTTVTYNVIIEGLCMGHNVEEAEKFLDNLNSKSEENYAAMINGYCQSGNTSKAYKLFLKLSKQGISIKRSSCLKLLASLCSEREYDRAMKLFEIVLCSDDGPCTSMYSRIISALCRDGDMKRARWIFDNMLWRGITPDVIIYTMMLNGYCRVNCLREAHSLFADMKSRGISPDVITYTVMLDGHSKGLKRTQSSSCAGGNKGGSKIASDLWCEMKEMKLTADVICYTVLIDSHCKSDNLDDAIQLFNEMIDRGVEPDNVTYTALLCGFFKHGHIGRAVSLVHEMKGKGIEPDSLLMKAIRV; encoded by the coding sequence ATGTTGATTCCTGCAATCAGGTTCATTCATCAGAGAAAAATCTTCATAAGTATTCATTCTGTTCAATTCAAATCACTTTCTATGCTTGCCCAATTGAGCTCATATATTTCAGATTCTTCTTCTAGTTCTGATGGagaaaattcaaatggtaatgtCAGTAGTTCTACTTTAGTCCAAGATTTTTCTAAAGTTAACTCATATGGGGCTGCAGAAATGCTTTACAAATTAAGGAATGAACCAAATTCTGCATTATCATACTTTCGGCAGATAAAGGAGTGTGGGTTCCAGTACGATCTTGATACTTATGTGGCAATTATTAGGATACTTTGTCACTGGGGCATGGATATGAGATTAGATTCTATACTGTTGGAGGTGATAAAGTCAGAAAAGGAGAGTTTGGGTTTTGATGTGTCAGACTTGCTTGAGGCATTGATGGAAGGACTCCACGCTGAGTGCCCTAATTCTATAATTCGGACGCTAGATGCATTGGTCAAGGCTTATGTGAGCACGGGCATGTTTGATAAGTCCATTGACATTCTATTCACAACAAGAAGGCGGGGATTTGGTCCAAGCTTATTGTCTTGTAATTTTTTGATGAATCGACTTGTTGATTGTGGGAAGCTGGATATGGCTGTGGCTGTATATAAGCAGTTGAAGAGGCTTGGGTTTAATCCAAATGTCTACACTTATGGGATTGTGATCAAGGCCCTTTGCCGAAATGGGAATTTGGAAGAAGCCGCGAGTATTTTTGGGGAAATGGAGGAAATGGGTGTGACTCCTAATGAATTCACTTATTCTGCTTATCTCGAAGGCCTTTGCTTGCATGGTCTATCTTCTTTGGGTTATGAAGTGTTACGAGAATGGAAAGGGGCAAACATACCCCTTGATGTCTATCCTTACACTGTTGTCGTTTGTGGATTTGTTAATGAAAGAAAGTTTTCAGAAGCAGAAGCTGTTTTCCTTGATATGGAAGAGCAAGGTTTGGTCCCTGATGATTATACTTATGGGGCACTGATTCAAGCTTATTGTGAGATAGGGAATATTATAAAAGCTCTGAATGTCCATAATGAGATGACAGCTAAGGGTATTAAAACTAATTGTGTGATTCTTAGCTCAATTCTTCAGTCTTTGTGTCAGAATGGGATGGCTTCTGAGGTTGTTGAACAATTCAATAGTTTTAAGGAGCTTGGAATTTTCCTAGATGAGGTTGTTTTTAATATTGCAATTCATGCCCTATGCAAACTGGGGAAGTTGGAAGAGGCTATGAAGTTGTTAGATGAGATGAAGGGTAAGAGGATGACTCCAGACATTGTGCACTATACCACTTTAATTGATGGATACTGCCTACATGGGAAAGTATCTGATGCATGGGTCTTATTTAAAGAAATCAAGAAGAATGGATTGAAACCAGATGTGGTTGCATATAATGTGCTTCTTGGTGGATTTTCTAGAAATGGTTTCGCACGAGAGACTCTTCACCTACTGGATTATATGAAGGGACAAGGTTTAATACCGACCACTGTGACATATAATGTGATTATTGAGGGTTTATGTATGGGACATAATGTGGAGGAAGCTGAAAAATTTCTTGATAACCTAAACTCTAAATCTGAAGAAAATTATGCTGCCATGATCAATGGATATTGTCAATCAGGCAATACAAGTAAAGCTTACAAACTCTTCCTAAAGCTGTCCAAGCAAGGCATTTCTATAAAGAGGAGTTCTTGCTTGAAACTGCTGGCTAGCCTTTGTTCAGAACGTGAATATGACAGAGCCATGAAGCTCTTTGAGATAGTACTGTGTTCTGATGATGGCCCTTGTACATCAATGTATAGCCGTATAATATCTGCTTTATGTCGTGATGGTGATATGAAAAGAGCTAGGTGGATATTTGACAATATGCTATGGAGAGGAATAACTCCTGATGTAATTATTTATACCATGATGTTAAATGGTTATTGTAGAGTGAATTGCTTGCGGGAGGCACACAGTCTTTTTGCTGATATGAAAAGTAGGGGAATTTCTCCTGATGTTATCACCTACACAGTTATGCTTGATGGACATTCTAAAGGTTTAAAAAGAACTCAATCCTCATCCTGCGCAGGGGGGAACAAGGGAGGAAGCAAGATTGCTTCTGATCTCTGGTGTGAAATGAAGGAGATGAAATTGACAGCTGATGTCATATGCTACACTGTGTTGATTGACAGTCATTGCAAGTCTGATAACCTTGATGACGCTATTCAGTTATTCAATGAGATGATTGATAGAGGTGTAGAACCCGATAATGTTACATACACTGCTCTTTTATGTGGCTTCTTTAAACATGGACATATAGGAAGGGCTGTCAGTCTTGTGCATGAGATGAAGGGTAAGGGAATAGAACCAGATAGCCTTTTGATGAAGGCCATAAGAGTGTGA
- the LOC115996473 gene encoding pentatricopeptide repeat-containing protein At2g26790, mitochondrial isoform X2: MLYKLRNEPNSALSYFRQIKECGFQYDLDTYVAIIRILCHWGMDMRLDSILLEVIKSEKESLGFDVSDLLEALMEGLHAECPNSIIRTLDALVKAYVSTGMFDKSIDILFTTRRRGFGPSLLSCNFLMNRLVDCGKLDMAVAVYKQLKRLGFNPNVYTYGIVIKALCRNGNLEEAASIFGEMEEMGVTPNEFTYSAYLEGLCLHGLSSLGYEVLREWKGANIPLDVYPYTVVVCGFVNERKFSEAEAVFLDMEEQGLVPDDYTYGALIQAYCEIGNIIKALNVHNEMTAKGIKTNCVILSSILQSLCQNGMASEVVEQFNSFKELGIFLDEVVFNIAIHALCKLGKLEEAMKLLDEMKGKRMTPDIVHYTTLIDGYCLHGKVSDAWVLFKEIKKNGLKPDVVAYNVLLGGFSRNGFARETLHLLDYMKGQGLIPTTVTYNVIIEGLCMGHNVEEAEKFLDNLNSKSEENYAAMINGYCQSGNTSKAYKLFLKLSKQGISIKRSSCLKLLASLCSEREYDRAMKLFEIVLCSDDGPCTSMYSRIISALCRDGDMKRARWIFDNMLWRGITPDVIIYTMMLNGYCRVNCLREAHSLFADMKSRGISPDVITYTVMLDGHSKGLKRTQSSSCAGGNKGGSKIASDLWCEMKEMKLTADVICYTVLIDSHCKSDNLDDAIQLFNEMIDRGVEPDNVTYTALLCGFFKHGHIGRAVSLVHEMKGKGIEPDSLLMKAIRV, encoded by the coding sequence ATGCTTTACAAATTAAGGAATGAACCAAATTCTGCATTATCATACTTTCGGCAGATAAAGGAGTGTGGGTTCCAGTACGATCTTGATACTTATGTGGCAATTATTAGGATACTTTGTCACTGGGGCATGGATATGAGATTAGATTCTATACTGTTGGAGGTGATAAAGTCAGAAAAGGAGAGTTTGGGTTTTGATGTGTCAGACTTGCTTGAGGCATTGATGGAAGGACTCCACGCTGAGTGCCCTAATTCTATAATTCGGACGCTAGATGCATTGGTCAAGGCTTATGTGAGCACGGGCATGTTTGATAAGTCCATTGACATTCTATTCACAACAAGAAGGCGGGGATTTGGTCCAAGCTTATTGTCTTGTAATTTTTTGATGAATCGACTTGTTGATTGTGGGAAGCTGGATATGGCTGTGGCTGTATATAAGCAGTTGAAGAGGCTTGGGTTTAATCCAAATGTCTACACTTATGGGATTGTGATCAAGGCCCTTTGCCGAAATGGGAATTTGGAAGAAGCCGCGAGTATTTTTGGGGAAATGGAGGAAATGGGTGTGACTCCTAATGAATTCACTTATTCTGCTTATCTCGAAGGCCTTTGCTTGCATGGTCTATCTTCTTTGGGTTATGAAGTGTTACGAGAATGGAAAGGGGCAAACATACCCCTTGATGTCTATCCTTACACTGTTGTCGTTTGTGGATTTGTTAATGAAAGAAAGTTTTCAGAAGCAGAAGCTGTTTTCCTTGATATGGAAGAGCAAGGTTTGGTCCCTGATGATTATACTTATGGGGCACTGATTCAAGCTTATTGTGAGATAGGGAATATTATAAAAGCTCTGAATGTCCATAATGAGATGACAGCTAAGGGTATTAAAACTAATTGTGTGATTCTTAGCTCAATTCTTCAGTCTTTGTGTCAGAATGGGATGGCTTCTGAGGTTGTTGAACAATTCAATAGTTTTAAGGAGCTTGGAATTTTCCTAGATGAGGTTGTTTTTAATATTGCAATTCATGCCCTATGCAAACTGGGGAAGTTGGAAGAGGCTATGAAGTTGTTAGATGAGATGAAGGGTAAGAGGATGACTCCAGACATTGTGCACTATACCACTTTAATTGATGGATACTGCCTACATGGGAAAGTATCTGATGCATGGGTCTTATTTAAAGAAATCAAGAAGAATGGATTGAAACCAGATGTGGTTGCATATAATGTGCTTCTTGGTGGATTTTCTAGAAATGGTTTCGCACGAGAGACTCTTCACCTACTGGATTATATGAAGGGACAAGGTTTAATACCGACCACTGTGACATATAATGTGATTATTGAGGGTTTATGTATGGGACATAATGTGGAGGAAGCTGAAAAATTTCTTGATAACCTAAACTCTAAATCTGAAGAAAATTATGCTGCCATGATCAATGGATATTGTCAATCAGGCAATACAAGTAAAGCTTACAAACTCTTCCTAAAGCTGTCCAAGCAAGGCATTTCTATAAAGAGGAGTTCTTGCTTGAAACTGCTGGCTAGCCTTTGTTCAGAACGTGAATATGACAGAGCCATGAAGCTCTTTGAGATAGTACTGTGTTCTGATGATGGCCCTTGTACATCAATGTATAGCCGTATAATATCTGCTTTATGTCGTGATGGTGATATGAAAAGAGCTAGGTGGATATTTGACAATATGCTATGGAGAGGAATAACTCCTGATGTAATTATTTATACCATGATGTTAAATGGTTATTGTAGAGTGAATTGCTTGCGGGAGGCACACAGTCTTTTTGCTGATATGAAAAGTAGGGGAATTTCTCCTGATGTTATCACCTACACAGTTATGCTTGATGGACATTCTAAAGGTTTAAAAAGAACTCAATCCTCATCCTGCGCAGGGGGGAACAAGGGAGGAAGCAAGATTGCTTCTGATCTCTGGTGTGAAATGAAGGAGATGAAATTGACAGCTGATGTCATATGCTACACTGTGTTGATTGACAGTCATTGCAAGTCTGATAACCTTGATGACGCTATTCAGTTATTCAATGAGATGATTGATAGAGGTGTAGAACCCGATAATGTTACATACACTGCTCTTTTATGTGGCTTCTTTAAACATGGACATATAGGAAGGGCTGTCAGTCTTGTGCATGAGATGAAGGGTAAGGGAATAGAACCAGATAGCCTTTTGATGAAGGCCATAAGAGTGTGA
- the LOC115996278 gene encoding thaumatin-like protein, giving the protein MEPMLRSLLFLSAIFFFFVSVEVSATTMTLYNKCRHPVWPGIQPGAGKPVLARGGFKLPPNKAYTLRLPAGWSGRVWGRHGCSFDASGRGRCATGDCGGALFCNGIGGTPPATLAEITLGNDQDFYDVSLVDGYNLAISITPFRGTGKCSYAGCVSDLNTICPVGLQVRSHDNRSVVACKSACSAFNSPRYCCTGSFGSPNSCKPTAYSRIFKTACPKAYSYAYDDPTSIATCTRGSYLVTFCPHH; this is encoded by the exons ATGGAACCAATGTTGAGATCTCTCCTCTTTCTCTCcgccattttcttcttcttcgtttcAG TGGAGGTATCGGCGACGACAATGACGTTGTACAACAAGTGTAGGCACCCGGTTTGGCCGGGGATTCAACCGGGGGCCGGGAAGCCGGTGTTGGCCCGGGGAGGCTTCAAGCTGCCGCCGAACAAGGCGTATACTCTCCGCCTCCCGGCGGGGTGGTCCGGCCGCGTGTGGGGCCGCCACGGCTGCTCCTTCGACGCCTCCGGCCGCGGCCGCTGCGCCACCGGGGACTGCGGCGGCGCCCTCTTCTGCAATGGCATTGGCGGCACCCCTCCGGCCACTCTCGCCGAGATCACTCTCGGAAATGACCAGGATTTCTATGACGTCAGCCTCGTCGACGGCTACAATCTCGCCATCTCCATCACTCCCTTCCGCGGCACCG GGAAATGCAGCTATGCAGGGTGTGTGAGTGATCTGAACACCATTTGCCCGGTGGGGCTGCAGGTGAGGTCTCATGACAACCGTAGCGTGGTGGCCTGCAAGAGCGCCTGCTCGGCCTTCAACTCCCCGAGATATTGCTGCACCGGGAGCTTTGGCAGCCCGAACTCCTGCAAGCCCACGGCCTACTCGAGGATCTTCAAGACCGCTTGCCCAAAGGCCTACTCTTATGCTTATGATGATCCCACTAGCATTGCAACTTGCACAAGGGGCAGCTATTTGGTCACTTTCTGTCCTCACCATTAG